In a single window of the Callithrix jacchus isolate 240 chromosome 1, calJac240_pri, whole genome shotgun sequence genome:
- the DMC1 gene encoding meiotic recombination protein DMC1/LIM15 homolog — protein sequence MKEDQVVEEPGFQDEEESLFQDIDLLQKHGINMADIKKLKSVGICTIKGIQMTTRRALCNVKGLSEAKVDKIKEAANKLIEPGFLTAFEYSEKRKMVFHITTGSQEFDKLLGGGIESMAITEAFGEFRTGKTQLSHTLCVTAQLPGAGDYPGGKIIFIDTENTFRPDRLRDIADRFNVDHDAVLDNVLYARAYTSEHQMELLDYVAAKFHEEPGIFKLLIIDSIMALFRVDFSGRGELAERQQKLAQMLSRLQKISEEYNVAVFVTNQMTADPGATMTFQPDPKKPIGGHILAHASTTRISLRKGRGELRIAKIYDSPEMPENEATFAITAGGIGDAKE from the exons ATGAAGGAGGATCAGGTTGTGGAAGAACCAGGATTCCAAGATGAAGAG gAATCTTTGTTTCAAGATATTGACCTGTTACAAAAACATGGAATT AACATGGCTGACATTAAGAAACTGAAATCAGTAGGAATCTGTACCATCAAAGGGATACAGATGACAACAAGAAGAGCACTGTGTAATGTCAAAGGACTCTCAGAAGCCAAAGTGGACAAGATTAAAGAGGCAGCAAACAAACTAATT GAACCAGGATTCTTGACTGCATTTGAGTATAGTGAAAAGAGGAAAATGGTTTTCCATATCACCACCGGGAGCCAGGAATTTGA TAAGTTGCTAGGAGGTGGAATTGAAAGCATGGCAATTACAGAAGCTTTTGGAG AATTTCGTACTGGAAAAACCCAGCTCTCTCATACCCTCTGTG TGACAGCTCAACTTCCAGGAGCTGGTGACTACCCAGGAGGAAAGATCATCTTCATTGATACAGAAAATACTTT CCGTCCAGATCGCCTTCGGGACATTGCTGATCGCTTCAATGTAGACCATGATGCAGTACTGGACAACGTACTTTATGCACGTGCATATACTA GTGAACATCAGATGGAGCTACTTGATTATGTAGCAGCAAAGTTCCATGAGGAACCTGGCATCTTCAAGCTATTG ATTATCGATTCAATAATGGCACTTTTTCGAGTGGATTTCAGTGGCCGTGGGGAGTTGGCTGAACGGCAGCAAAAATTGGCCCAGATGTTATCACGACTCCAAAAAATCTCAGAAG AATATAATGTGGCTGTTTTTGTGACCAATCAAATGACTGCTGATCCAGGAGCAACTATGAC CTTTCAGCCAGATCCCAAAAAACCTATTGGGGGACACATTCTAGCTCATGCTTCAACAACAAGAATAAGCTTGCGAAAGGGAAGAGGAGAACTCAGAATTGCCAAGATTTATGacag TCCTGAGATGCCTGAAAATGAAGCCACCTTCGCAATCACTGCTGGAGGAATTGGGGATGCCAAGGAGTAG